A portion of the Sebastes fasciatus isolate fSebFas1 chromosome 2, fSebFas1.pri, whole genome shotgun sequence genome contains these proteins:
- the LOC141758195 gene encoding uncharacterized protein LOC141758195, with amino-acid sequence MVVLDVLIIGGGPHALTLASLLSNPDPDPNSDTGHDSPLSSSSSSSSSSSLDPPRPQTNLETSNNKRCCGKKRRRATADSAGLTLEERLAKSTISERVNCPPMSLRVVDSYGEWTTLWESQFTALNIPHLRSHTLVHTDPLNKKALQEFVLKSDRSAELHSLPDQVYILDKNAFFNDMRLGKKERRRLNITSTLNKSLSFSLPGTKLSVDFFKDQVERYNLDKVLVKGTVEHITPVMEDKADWIKEGEAMRGTERKTVKYFQVQLQEGVILKARQVVMATGPTRAQMANIPSWVKSIGESYPEERLQHTVHLMHHLPTAWQRLQDADSQRQKETFPSQEVCVVCTAGQRVMVVGGGLTSAHVVSIALQRGASHVTWVMRKHLQLKQFDVGDVESLVGRYSHVEHGIKMDGQAYLRQFYNERSLHKRLAMIRQARKGGAVTPEAYIHLQPFILNGQVDVKTYCQVMV; translated from the exons atggTGGTACTAGATGTGTTGATAATAGGGGGCGGCCCTCATGCCTTGACCCTTGCTAGCCTGCTATCCAACCCTGACCCTGATCCAAACTCAGACACCGGACATGACTCTccgctctcctcttcctcctcctcctcctcctcctcctccttggaCCCTCCGAGGCCTCAGACAAACCTGGAAACATCCAACAATAAACGCTGCTGtggcaagaagaggaggagggcgaCAGCTG ACTCTGCAGGCCTGACACTAGAGGAACGACTAGCAAAGTCAACCATATCAGAGAGGGTCAACTGCCCCCCGATGAGTCTCCGAGTGGTGGATTCCTACGGAGAGTGGACCACTCTGTGGGAGAGCCAGTTCACCGCTCTGAACATCCCTCATCtacgctcacacacactggTGCACACAGACCCCCTCAATAAG AAAGCGCTGCAGGAGTTTGTTTTAAAGTCTGATCGTTCAGCGGAGCTTCACAGTCTTCCAGACCAGGTTTACATTCTGGACAAAAACGCGTTTTTCAACGACATGAGGCTCGGcaagaaggagaggagacgtCTTAACATCACCTCAACACTCAACAAGAGTTTATCCTTCAGTCTGCCAGGAACCAAACTAAGTGTGGATTTCTTTAAAGATCAG GTGGAGAGATACAACCTGGACAAAGTGCTGGTGAAGGGAACAGTGGAGCACATCACCCCCGTGATGGAGGACAAGGCCGACTGGATAAAAGAGGGTGAAGCCATGAGAGGGACTGAAAGGAAGACAGTGAAGTATTTTCAAGTCCAACTTCAAGAAGGCGTCATCCTAAAAGCCCGCCAGGTCGTTATGGCGACAGGTCCGACCCGTGCCCAGATGGCAAACATCCCTTCATGGGTGAAAAGCATCGGAGAGAGCTACCCAGAGGAGCGTCTGCAGCACACGGTGCACCTCATGCACCACCTGCCCACTGCTTGGCAAAGACTTCAAGACGCAGATagtcagagacagaaagagactttTCCCTCTCAAG aagtgtgtgtagtgtgtacggCAGGGCAGAGAGTAATGGTAGTTGGTGGAGGTCTGACCAGCGCTCATGTCGTCTCAATTGCCCTTCAGCGAGGTGCCAGCCATGTGACATGGGTCATGAGGAAGCACCTCCAG TTGAAGCAGTTTGATGTGGGCGACGTGGAGAGCCTGGTGGGTCGTTACTCCCACGTGGAGCACGGCATCAAGATGGACGGCCAGGCCTACCTACGGCAGTTCTACAATGAACGGAGTCTCCACAAACGGTTGGCGATGATTCGCCAGGCGAGGAAAGGAGGGGCCGTCACCCCAGAGGCCTACATCCACCTACAGCCGTTCATCCTGAATGGACAGGTGGACGTGAAGACGTACTGTCAGGTGATGGT GTGA